From Paenibacillus antri:
CGCGGCGATCTCGTCCGGCCGGGAAGGGTCGAATGCGTAAGGGTAGTCCGGCCCGACGATTTCGAGCATGCCCCCTTGGCTGCCGACGAGGGGCGGAACCCCGGCGCGGAGCGCCTCCAACGCGACGTAGCCGAACGGCTCCCAGCGGGAAGGGACGACGAGCGCGTCGAGCGAACGGAGGAACGCCGCTTTGTCGGCGTCGCCCGTAACGCGGCCGAGCCATGTGACGCGATCCTTCAGCTCGAGCCGCTCGATGTCGTCCCGCATGGCCCGGAGCAACTCCGGGTCCTCGTCGCCGCAGGCGATGCGCAAGCGGCCGTCGACGTCAGCGAAGGCGCGGACGAGCTCGCGCAGCCCCTTGCGTTCGTCGGCTCGGCCGAGAAAGCCGAACGTGCGCCTGTCCGCGTCGAGACGGAGCGGAAAATTCCCGAACGCGGAGAAGCCGTTGGGGATGACGGTCGTTTTCCGCTCGAGGTCGGGGTATATCAGCAGCAGCTTCCCGCGTTCCGCGTCGGAGACGCAGACGATCCGTTCCGCGGCGTCGCACAATCGTTCGAACGCCCGGGCGATGCCGAGGTTGCCCCCATACGGATCGAGCAAGCTCCAGGGCTCGGTCGTTGGCACGGAATGGACGACGAACGCGAGCGGGCGTCCCTTCAGGAACGAGTCATCGGCCAAGTAAGCGAGCCCGTAATAATGAAAGACGGCGACGTCGAATTCGAGACGGTTGAGGATATCCATATCATAGAATCCGGCATAGACGAGATTCGAGTCCATGGCGGGTTCCGTCGGGGGTTCGGGGACGAGGCAGACGCAGCCGACGTTCGGGTCCGGGACCCGGAGCAGCTCGTCTATATAGGTTCCAACGCCGCCGACGGAGCGGGAACCGAGCTCGACGGTAAAATGGAGTATAGTACCACGCAAACAGGTTTGCACCCCCACCGACACAATGGTATAATGACAAAAATGGGAACAAATATTCTCTTACTGGTCTGGTGATCGAATGCGCGGGATAAATCCAATAGATAAGAAATTCGAGCTCGTATCGGAATTTTCGCCGCAGGGCGATCAGCCGAAAGCGATCGAGCAGCTGGTCGAAGGCGTTCTCGCCGGGAAAAAGTACCAGACGCTCCTCGGCGCCACCGGCACCGGGAAGACGTTCACGATCGCGCACACGATCGCGCGGCTGAACCGGCCGACGCTCGTCATGGCGCACAACAAGACGCTCGCGGCGCAGCTGTGCAGCGAGTTCAAGGAGTTTTTCCCGAACAACGCCGTGGAATACTTCGTCAGCTATTACGATTATTATCAACCGGAAGCGTACGTACCCGCAAGCGATACATTCATCGAGAAGGACGCCAGCACGAACGAGGAGATCGACAAGCTGCGTCACTCCGCGACCAGCGCCTTGTTCGAACGCCGCGACGTCATTATCGTTGCGAGCGTTTCTTGCATTTACGGCCTCGGTTCCCCGAACGAGTACGGCGATCTCGTATTGAGCCTGCGCGTCGGGACGGAGCGGTCGAGGAACGAAATCTTACACAAGCTGGTCGACATTCAATATCAACGGAACGACTTCAACTTCGCCCGCGGCACGTTCCGCGTGCGAGGCGACGTCGTGGAAATTTTCCCCGCGTCGACGCACGAGAAGGCGATTCGCGTCGAGCTGTTCGGCGACGAGATCGAGCGCATTACCGAGATCGATGTGTTGACGGGCGAGATCGTAGGAGAGCGGGAGCATGTAGCGATCTACCCGGCCTCCCACTTCGTGACGCACGAGGAATCGATGAAGCGGGCGCTCGTCAACATCGAGCAGGAGCTCGAAGAACGGCTGGCGGAGCTTCGCGGTCAAGGGAAGCTGCTGGAGGCGCAGCGCCTCGAGCAGCGGACGAGATACGATTTGGAGATGATGCGCGAGGTCGGCTTCTGCTCCGGCATTGAGAACTACTCGGGTCCGATGACGTTCCGGCCGCGGGGCGCGACGCCGTACACGCTGTTCGACTACTTCCCGGACGACTTGTTGATCATCATGGACGAGTCGCACGTCTCGGTGCCGCAGGTGCGAAGCATGTACAACGGCGACCGGGCCCGCAAGGAAGTGCTCGTCGATCACGGCTTCCGTCTTCCGTCGGCGCTGGATAACCGTCCGCTGAAGTTCGAGGAGTTCGAGGAGAAGATCAAGCAGGTCATCTTCGTTTCGGCGACGCCGGGACCTTACGAGCTGGAACACTGCCCGACGGTCGTCGAACAGATCATCCGTCCGACGGGTCTCATCGATCCGGTCATCGAGGTGCGACCGACGAAGGGGCAGATCGACGACTTGATCGGCGAAATCCGGGAGCGGATCGCGAAGGACGAGCGCGTGCTCGTAACGACGCTCACGAAGAAGATGTCCGAGGATTTAACGGACTATATGAAAGAGATCGGCATCAAGGTACGATACCTGCATTCGGACATCAAGACGCTCGAGCGGATGCAGATTTTGCGGGACTTGCGCCTCGGCGTGTTCCACGTCCTCATCGGGATCAACCTGCTGCGGGAAGGCCTCGACTTGCCGGAAGTGTCGCTGGTCGCGATTCTCGATGCCGATAAGGAAGGCTTCCTTCGCGCGGAGCGGTCGCTCATTCAGACGATCGGCCGGGCTGCGCGGAACGCGGACGGACGCGTCATCATGTACGGCGACAAGATTACCGACTCGATGGCGAAGGCGATGCAGGAGACGGAACGCCGTCGAACGAGGCAGCTTGCGCACAACGAAGCGCACGGCATTACGCCGCAGACGATCCGCAAGAAGGTGCGCGACGTCATCGAAGCGACGAAGGTAGCGGAGTCGAAGGCGAATTACCTCGCGGACGTCAAGACGGAGAAGATGTCGAAGAAGGACCGCGAGCAGGTGATCGAGCGCCTCGAGCAAGAGATGAAGCAAGCGGCGAAGGATCTGCAGTTCGAACGAGCGGCGGAGCTGCGCGACGCAATTTTAGAATTGAAGGCGCAAGGGTAACGCCGGCGCGGGATCCGAGGAGGAGAGAAACAGGAAGATGGCTCATGAAAATATTGTGATTAAAGGCGCGCGAGCGCACAATCTGAAAAATATCGACGTGACGATCCCGCGGGACAAATTCGTCGTGCTGACGGGATTGAGCGGATCCGGCAAGTCGTCGCTCGCATTCGATACGATTTACGCGGAAGGACAGCGGCGCTATGTGGAGTCGTTGTCCGCGTACGCGCGGCAGTTCCTCGGCAATATGGATAAACCGGACGTCGACTCGATCGAAGGTCTGTCGCCGGCGATCTCCATCGACCAGAAGACGACGAGCCGCAACCCGCGTTCGACGGTCGGCACCGTCACGGAGATCTACGATTATTTGCGGCTCATGTTCGCTAGAATCGGCCGGCCGCATTGCCCGACGCACGGCATCGAAATTTCGTCGCAGACGGTCGAGCAGATGGTCGACCGCATCATGGAATACCCGGAGCGGACGAAGCTGCAAATCTTGGCGCCGATGATCAGCGGCAAGAAGGGCGAACACGTCAAGGTATTCGAAGACATCCGGAAGCAAGGCTTCGTTCGCGTGCGCGTCAACGGCGAGATGCGCGAGGTGACGGAAGAGTTCGCGCTCGAGAAGACGAAGAAGCACACGATCGAGGTCGTCGTCGACCGGATCGTCGTGAAGGACGACGTCCAAGCGCGTCTTGCGGACTCGCTCGAGACGGCGCTTAAGCTGTCGGAGGGCAAGGTGCTCGTCGACGTGCTGGACACGAAGGAAGAGCTGTTGTTCTCTTCGAACCTCGCTTGTCCGGAGTGCGGATTCAGCATGGACGAGCTGGCGCCGCGCATGTTTTCGTTCAACAGCCCTTTCGGGGCGTGCCCGGAATGCGACGGCCTCGGCGCGAAGATGATCGTGGACCCGGATTTGCTCTGCCCGGATCAGTCCAAGACGATCGTCGACGGCGCCTTCGAGGCTTGGGCGGGCAGCACGTCCAATTATTATCCGCAATTCCTGGCCGCGGTGTGCGAGCACTACAATATTTCGGCGGACGTTCCGGTATGCGAATTGAGCAAGGAGCAGATGAAGGTGCTGATGTACGGCACCGGCGGGGAGCGCGTCCGGTTCCGTTACGACAACGACTTCGGCGTCACTCGCGAAGCGTACGTGGCGTTCGAAGGCATCGTGCCGAACTTGGAGCGACGCTATCGCGAGACGGCGTCCGACGGCATCCGCGAATACATCGAGCAGTATATGAGCGCGAAGCCTTGCGGCTCTTGCAAAGGCCAACGGTTGAAGCCGGAAATTCTCGCCGTGACGGTCGGCGACCGGAACATCGCGCACGTCACGAGCTTGTCGATCAACGAGGCGATGCAATACGTCGACAATCTTAACTTGTCGGAGAAAGAGCGTACGATCGCGCAGCTCGTCTTGAAGGAGATTCGCTCGCGTCTCGGGTTCCTCAACAACGTCGGTCTCGATTATTTGACGTTGAGCCGGTCGGCGGGCACGTTGTCCGGCGGCGAGGCGCAGCGGATCCGATTGGCGACGCAGATCGGTTCGAGCTTGATGGGCGTCCTCTATATTCTCGACGAGCCGAGCATCGGGCTGCATCAGCGGGATAATGACCGCTTGATCCGAACGCTGGAGCATATGCGCGATCTCGGGAATACGTTGATCGTCGTCGAACACGACGAGGATACGATGATGGCGGCCGACTACATCATCGACATCGGTCCGGGCGCCGGCATTCACGGCGGACGCATCATCGCCGAAGGCACGCCGCAGGAGATCATGAAGGACGACAACTCGCTGACGGGTCAATATTTGAGCGGCAAGAAGTTCATTCCGGTGCCGGAGAAGCGCAGAGAGCCGAACGGCAAGTGGCTCGAGATTAAGGGCGCGAAGGAAAACAATCTGAAGGGCGTCAACGTGAAAATTCCGCTCGGCGTGTTCACGGCCGTCACCGGCGTATCCGGCAGCGGCAAGAGTACGCTCGTGAACGAAATTCTCTATAAGACGTTGGCGCGCGATTTGAACGGCGCGAGAACGCGGCCGGGCGCCTACAAGGAGTTTAAGGGACTCGAGCATATCGACAAGGTCATCGACATCGACCAGTCCCCGATCGGGCGCACGCCGCGTTCGAACCCGGCGACGTACACGGGCGTCTTCGACGACATCCGCGACGTCTTCGCCGTGACGAACGAAGCGAAGATTCGCGGCTACAAGAAGGGCCGCTTCAGCTTCAACATTAAGGGCGGCCGCTGCGAAGCGTGCAAAGGGGACGGTATCATCAAGATCGAGATGCACTTCCTTCCTGACGTCTACGTGCCTTGCGAAATTTGCAAAGGGCAGCGGTATAACCGGGAGACGCTCGAGATTAAGTGGAAGGGCAAGTCGATCG
This genomic window contains:
- a CDS encoding glycosyltransferase family 4 protein → MRGTILHFTVELGSRSVGGVGTYIDELLRVPDPNVGCVCLVPEPPTEPAMDSNLVYAGFYDMDILNRLEFDVAVFHYYGLAYLADDSFLKGRPLAFVVHSVPTTEPWSLLDPYGGNLGIARAFERLCDAAERIVCVSDAERGKLLLIYPDLERKTTVIPNGFSAFGNFPLRLDADRRTFGFLGRADERKGLRELVRAFADVDGRLRIACGDEDPELLRAMRDDIERLELKDRVTWLGRVTGDADKAAFLRSLDALVVPSRWEPFGYVALEALRAGVPPLVGSQGGMLEIVGPDYPYAFDPSRPDEIAACISRFQRDPVDVVREAVQRARNYAAPLTAERMAAAYKRLLLRDARYAPLPAADPPPRGRRFGREGVPISPAVGNASATPKPVRAPFPYDR
- the uvrB gene encoding excinuclease ABC subunit UvrB; protein product: MRGINPIDKKFELVSEFSPQGDQPKAIEQLVEGVLAGKKYQTLLGATGTGKTFTIAHTIARLNRPTLVMAHNKTLAAQLCSEFKEFFPNNAVEYFVSYYDYYQPEAYVPASDTFIEKDASTNEEIDKLRHSATSALFERRDVIIVASVSCIYGLGSPNEYGDLVLSLRVGTERSRNEILHKLVDIQYQRNDFNFARGTFRVRGDVVEIFPASTHEKAIRVELFGDEIERITEIDVLTGEIVGEREHVAIYPASHFVTHEESMKRALVNIEQELEERLAELRGQGKLLEAQRLEQRTRYDLEMMREVGFCSGIENYSGPMTFRPRGATPYTLFDYFPDDLLIIMDESHVSVPQVRSMYNGDRARKEVLVDHGFRLPSALDNRPLKFEEFEEKIKQVIFVSATPGPYELEHCPTVVEQIIRPTGLIDPVIEVRPTKGQIDDLIGEIRERIAKDERVLVTTLTKKMSEDLTDYMKEIGIKVRYLHSDIKTLERMQILRDLRLGVFHVLIGINLLREGLDLPEVSLVAILDADKEGFLRAERSLIQTIGRAARNADGRVIMYGDKITDSMAKAMQETERRRTRQLAHNEAHGITPQTIRKKVRDVIEATKVAESKANYLADVKTEKMSKKDREQVIERLEQEMKQAAKDLQFERAAELRDAILELKAQG
- the uvrA gene encoding excinuclease ABC subunit UvrA; this translates as MAHENIVIKGARAHNLKNIDVTIPRDKFVVLTGLSGSGKSSLAFDTIYAEGQRRYVESLSAYARQFLGNMDKPDVDSIEGLSPAISIDQKTTSRNPRSTVGTVTEIYDYLRLMFARIGRPHCPTHGIEISSQTVEQMVDRIMEYPERTKLQILAPMISGKKGEHVKVFEDIRKQGFVRVRVNGEMREVTEEFALEKTKKHTIEVVVDRIVVKDDVQARLADSLETALKLSEGKVLVDVLDTKEELLFSSNLACPECGFSMDELAPRMFSFNSPFGACPECDGLGAKMIVDPDLLCPDQSKTIVDGAFEAWAGSTSNYYPQFLAAVCEHYNISADVPVCELSKEQMKVLMYGTGGERVRFRYDNDFGVTREAYVAFEGIVPNLERRYRETASDGIREYIEQYMSAKPCGSCKGQRLKPEILAVTVGDRNIAHVTSLSINEAMQYVDNLNLSEKERTIAQLVLKEIRSRLGFLNNVGLDYLTLSRSAGTLSGGEAQRIRLATQIGSSLMGVLYILDEPSIGLHQRDNDRLIRTLEHMRDLGNTLIVVEHDEDTMMAADYIIDIGPGAGIHGGRIIAEGTPQEIMKDDNSLTGQYLSGKKFIPVPEKRREPNGKWLEIKGAKENNLKGVNVKIPLGVFTAVTGVSGSGKSTLVNEILYKTLARDLNGARTRPGAYKEFKGLEHIDKVIDIDQSPIGRTPRSNPATYTGVFDDIRDVFAVTNEAKIRGYKKGRFSFNIKGGRCEACKGDGIIKIEMHFLPDVYVPCEICKGQRYNRETLEIKWKGKSIADILDMTIEDSCEFFANVPKIQRKVQTLLDVGLGYMKLGQPATTLSGGEAQRVKLASELHRRSTGRTMYILDEPTTGLHIHDIARLLEVLHRLVDSGESVLVIEHNLDVIKTADWLIDLGPEGGSGGGTIVGTGTPEDLCQVPASYTGKYLKPVLERDRARTEAAAEPQAEKKKRKPQNAAV